The uncultured Methanomethylovorans sp. genome contains a region encoding:
- a CDS encoding RNA-binding domain-containing protein has translation MIEVRVSARVNPTETEEKVRTAVQSIFPLTDITYNAANDTVLHGMVEGTTNLEGLRHLHLLLREEEIIDTARTQLEVGIREDEPSTSFRISKFVAFVGRLNFPADEEPLGSIHVTMSASSSFELHRLIEWLTPPTEKGKILFESDIEDVESA, from the coding sequence ATGATAGAGGTACGAGTTTCAGCTAGAGTAAACCCTACGGAAACCGAGGAGAAGGTAAGGACAGCGGTTCAAAGCATTTTCCCTCTGACGGATATTACTTACAATGCAGCCAATGATACTGTATTGCATGGCATGGTTGAAGGGACTACTAATCTTGAAGGACTCCGTCATCTTCATCTCCTGTTACGGGAAGAGGAAATTATCGATACTGCACGTACTCAGTTAGAGGTAGGTATAAGGGAAGATGAGCCGTCCACATCTTTCAGGATAAGCAAATTCGTGGCTTTTGTTGGCCGCCTGAATTTCCCTGCAGATGAAGAGCCACTGGGTTCCATACATGTAACAATGAGTGCAAGTTCATCTTTTGAGCTTCACCGTCTAATAGAATGGCTTACTCCTCCTACCGAAAAAGGTAAGATACTTTTCGAATCGGATATAGAGGACGTGGAAAGTGCATGA